Proteins co-encoded in one uncultured Draconibacterium sp. genomic window:
- a CDS encoding MFS transporter: MRKKPTLSFWQIWNMSFGFLGIQFGFALQNANVSRIFETLGANVEDIPILWIAAPVTGLIVQPIIGHMSDKTWNRLGRRRPYFLFGAIFASLALLLMPNSPTLWVAAGTLWIMDASINISMEPFRAFVGDMLPNEQRTRGFAMQSFFIGTGAVVGSVLPYAMTNWLNIPNTAPEGVIPPSVRWSFYVGGVVFFLAILWTIFSTKEYPPEDLKAFEENERQTTNKEEVLNEEEVVGSRFAKVGGIMGMLGLLIVVVTRLMKLEKELYILGGILFLFFLLMMMAALLKSQKKDKNALVEIFSDLLRMPVTMKQLALVQFFTWVGLFALWIYATAGITSHVYGTSDTTTKLYNDGADWVTILFGVYNGVAALMAFALPVIAKYTNRKFTHFISLIIGGVSLASIYLFNDPNWLIVPMIGIGIAWASILSMPYAILTGSLPSNKMGVYMGIFNFFIVIPQILAATILGFMVKDLFGGESILALVFGGVSMVIAAILVLFVKDVATEN; the protein is encoded by the coding sequence ATGCGTAAAAAACCTACGTTAAGTTTTTGGCAGATTTGGAATATGAGTTTTGGTTTTCTGGGTATCCAGTTTGGATTTGCTTTACAGAATGCCAATGTTAGCCGTATTTTCGAAACACTTGGGGCCAATGTTGAAGACATCCCGATTTTGTGGATTGCCGCTCCGGTTACCGGGTTAATTGTTCAGCCGATAATCGGGCACATGAGCGATAAAACCTGGAACCGCCTCGGACGAAGACGGCCTTATTTTTTGTTTGGAGCCATTTTCGCTTCGCTGGCCCTTTTATTAATGCCAAACTCGCCCACTTTGTGGGTAGCTGCCGGTACACTTTGGATTATGGATGCTTCCATTAACATTTCAATGGAGCCTTTCCGCGCCTTTGTTGGCGATATGTTACCTAACGAGCAACGTACCCGGGGGTTTGCCATGCAAAGCTTTTTTATTGGTACTGGTGCTGTTGTGGGATCGGTGCTCCCGTATGCGATGACCAATTGGCTGAATATTCCTAATACGGCTCCCGAAGGGGTAATTCCACCGTCGGTGCGCTGGTCGTTCTACGTTGGTGGTGTTGTTTTCTTTCTGGCCATTTTGTGGACTATTTTTTCAACCAAAGAATACCCGCCCGAAGATTTGAAGGCCTTTGAAGAAAACGAAAGACAAACAACCAATAAAGAAGAGGTACTTAATGAAGAGGAAGTGGTGGGCAGCCGTTTTGCCAAAGTTGGTGGAATAATGGGGATGCTGGGTTTGCTTATAGTAGTAGTTACACGACTAATGAAGCTGGAAAAGGAACTGTACATTCTTGGAGGTATTCTTTTTCTGTTCTTTTTATTGATGATGATGGCTGCTTTGCTAAAATCGCAAAAAAAGGATAAGAATGCTCTGGTGGAGATTTTTAGCGATCTATTACGTATGCCGGTAACGATGAAACAACTGGCGTTGGTGCAGTTTTTTACCTGGGTTGGTTTATTTGCTTTGTGGATTTATGCCACAGCAGGAATTACGAGCCATGTATACGGAACTTCCGATACAACCACAAAATTGTACAACGACGGCGCCGACTGGGTGACCATTCTTTTTGGCGTTTATAACGGAGTTGCTGCGTTAATGGCATTTGCTTTGCCCGTAATTGCAAAGTACACCAACCGAAAATTCACGCACTTCATTAGTTTAATAATTGGTGGTGTGAGCCTGGCCTCCATCTACCTTTTTAACGATCCGAACTGGCTAATTGTGCCAATGATTGGAATTGGCATTGCCTGGGCAAGTATTCTTTCCATGCCTTATGCCATTCTTACCGGATCGTTGCCATCAAACAAAATGGGTGTTTACATGGGCATTTTCAACTTCTTTATTGTAATACCGCAAATTCTGGCGGCAACCATTCTTGGGTTCATGGTAAAAGATTTGTTTGGTGGAGAGTCGATTTTAGCACTCGTTTTTGGTGGAGTATCAATGGTGATAGCAGCCATATTGGTACTTTTTGTTAAAGACGTTGCAACAGAAAATTAA
- a CDS encoding LacI family DNA-binding transcriptional regulator produces the protein MKSGLVTIKDLARELNISASTVSRALKDHPDISKETKRAVQELAQKLNYQPNAVALSLKQRRSNTIGVIIPEIVHYFFSSVISGIEDVAYDAGFNVIICQSNERYEREVANAKTLLSSRVDGVLVSISKETTDYKHLYNFSNNEVPMVFYDRVVPNIVADQVIIDDFDAAYRATRHLIDSGRTRIAHLGGPMALLIGQRRKDGYLKALSEAGIPADENLILEADSFEKARMAIMKLINQRKKFDGVFATNDLTAIGAMQTIQKKGYKIPDEIAIVGFSDGRFSGITDPTLTSVDQHGYEMGTQATQMLLKRILSEDDEYPAETKVLNADLIVRGSSII, from the coding sequence ATGAAAAGCGGACTGGTAACAATAAAAGACTTGGCTCGTGAGTTAAATATTTCAGCGTCAACGGTGTCGCGGGCGTTGAAAGACCATCCCGATATCAGCAAAGAAACAAAGCGTGCTGTGCAGGAACTTGCCCAGAAATTGAATTACCAGCCCAATGCTGTTGCGCTAAGTCTGAAACAACGACGTAGCAATACTATTGGTGTTATCATTCCCGAAATCGTCCATTATTTTTTCTCGTCGGTTATTAGCGGAATTGAAGATGTAGCTTACGATGCGGGGTTTAATGTAATTATTTGCCAAAGCAACGAGCGGTACGAGCGCGAAGTGGCCAATGCAAAAACATTGCTGTCGAGCCGTGTTGATGGCGTTTTGGTGTCTATCTCAAAAGAAACAACAGATTACAAACATTTGTATAACTTCAGCAATAACGAGGTGCCCATGGTATTTTACGACCGCGTAGTACCGAATATTGTTGCCGATCAGGTAATTATCGATGATTTTGACGCCGCATACCGTGCAACCCGTCATTTAATCGACAGCGGAAGAACCCGTATTGCTCATTTGGGCGGGCCAATGGCACTGTTGATTGGACAAAGAAGAAAAGATGGTTACCTGAAAGCTTTAAGCGAAGCCGGTATTCCTGCCGACGAAAACCTGATTTTGGAAGCTGACTCGTTTGAAAAGGCACGGATGGCCATTATGAAGCTAATTAACCAAAGGAAAAAATTTGATGGTGTGTTTGCTACAAACGATCTAACCGCTATTGGAGCCATGCAAACCATTCAGAAAAAAGGTTATAAAATACCTGATGAGATTGCCATTGTTGGTTTTTCCGATGGCCGCTTTTCAGGGATTACAGATCCAACACTTACTTCTGTGGATCAGCATGGGTACGAAATGGGAACCCAGGCAACTCAAATGCTGCTAAAACGGATTCTTTCGGAAGACGATGAATATCCGGCTGAGACAAAAGTACTAAACGCGGATTTGATTGTTCGTGGTTCCTCTATTATATAA
- a CDS encoding TonB-dependent receptor, translating into MRIIRKNLKVVLFLFAMLSFSLGYAQVKTVTGTVSDAGNGEPLPGVTIVVKGTTQGTITDFDGNYSIDVEEGKTIVLSYIGYKPQEVVITASNLVNVKLEQSVENLDEVVVIGYGQIRKGDATGSVATVSSSDFNQGSSSSPQDLITGKVPGVHIQTEGGAPGSAAKIRIRGGSSMTASNDPLVVIDGMPIDNRTIDGMSNVLTSINPSDIETFTILKDASSTAIYGSRASNGVILITTKKGLKNQPLKVEIGSKVSISEIKDYIDVLNADQYRALVNERAAITSSINPDLLGNANTDWQDEIYQTAISHEHNLGISGSLKGIPVRASIGYTDQYGILRTSSMERKTGTLKVSPSFFNNHLSITAGIKYMNIDNRFADKGAIGGALRFDPTQSVFNNTGIYGGYTTWLTSDGSRNINGTRNPVAQLQQKRDISDVDRYIVDAQLDYKLHFFPDITATVKVGLDNSNSDGYIDTDLDASWVRTASSGVARNYTQERKNELFNFYLTYKKNLPDNKSIFDVMAGYEWQHFWSAASAYEVDRFNTVMENSKDETENYLVSFFGRANYTYNGKYLLTATLRNDGSSKFHKDNRWGLFPSAALAWRMSEEPFIKNSNTFSNLKLRLGYGITGQQDLSDYDFPYLGIYQLSDTRTQYKLGDNYYTLIRPNGFDSSIKWEETTTYNLGLDFGFFDNRLTGSVDVYKRKTNDLLNEIPVPGGTNFTDLLVTNVGDLENKGIEIALNATPVSTKDLTWELSFNFTRNKNEVTKLTNYDDPDYRGVDVGDISGVGVGNKIQKNTVGHALNTFYVYEQVYNDNGKPIEGLYVDRNSDGEINEDDKYFAESPAPDFFMGFSSMLTYKNFDFSFNARAAIGGQIYNNVIVGARYQEMTVNEYLTNLPSEINNSKFTTAQQYSDYFLEDASFLKVDNITLGYNLRDILKSSLGLDFNARLYGSVQNVFVITDYSGLDPEVNNGIDNDIYPRPRVYLFGMNITF; encoded by the coding sequence ATGAGGATCATTCGTAAAAACCTTAAAGTTGTCTTGTTTTTGTTTGCCATGCTGAGCTTTAGTCTTGGTTATGCGCAGGTAAAAACAGTTACAGGTACTGTTAGCGATGCCGGTAACGGCGAGCCTTTACCTGGTGTTACCATTGTAGTTAAAGGAACTACACAAGGAACTATTACCGATTTTGACGGAAATTATAGCATTGATGTTGAAGAAGGGAAAACCATTGTTCTCTCATACATTGGTTATAAGCCACAAGAAGTAGTTATCACCGCTTCGAACCTGGTAAATGTAAAGTTGGAACAATCAGTGGAAAACCTCGATGAGGTTGTAGTAATTGGTTACGGACAAATTAGAAAAGGAGATGCTACCGGTTCCGTAGCAACTGTATCATCTTCCGATTTTAACCAGGGATCAAGTAGTTCTCCACAAGATTTGATAACTGGGAAAGTGCCGGGAGTACATATCCAAACCGAAGGAGGAGCGCCAGGTTCTGCCGCAAAAATCCGTATTCGGGGAGGTTCGTCAATGACCGCAAGCAACGATCCACTGGTGGTAATTGACGGAATGCCGATTGATAATCGCACCATAGACGGTATGAGCAACGTACTAACCTCGATAAATCCAAGCGACATTGAAACCTTTACTATCCTTAAAGATGCTTCGTCAACAGCCATTTACGGCTCTCGTGCATCTAATGGTGTTATATTAATAACAACAAAAAAAGGATTGAAAAACCAGCCGCTAAAAGTTGAGATCGGCTCTAAAGTAAGCATTAGCGAAATTAAAGATTACATTGATGTATTAAATGCCGACCAGTACAGAGCACTGGTTAATGAAAGAGCTGCCATTACCTCGTCTATAAATCCTGACCTGTTAGGAAATGCAAACACCGACTGGCAGGATGAAATTTACCAGACTGCCATAAGCCACGAGCATAACCTTGGCATATCAGGATCGCTGAAAGGAATTCCGGTACGCGCCTCGATTGGCTATACCGACCAATACGGTATTTTAAGAACCTCGTCGATGGAAAGGAAAACTGGAACGTTAAAAGTAAGTCCAAGCTTCTTTAACAACCATCTTTCAATTACTGCAGGCATAAAATATATGAACATTGATAACCGTTTTGCAGACAAAGGAGCCATAGGGGGTGCCCTTCGTTTCGACCCTACTCAGTCGGTATTTAATAATACTGGAATATATGGTGGTTATACAACATGGCTTACCTCCGATGGTTCACGAAACATTAACGGAACTCGCAACCCTGTTGCCCAACTCCAACAAAAAAGAGACATTTCGGATGTTGACCGCTACATAGTCGATGCACAGTTAGACTATAAATTACACTTCTTTCCCGATATTACTGCTACCGTTAAAGTTGGTTTAGACAATTCAAACAGTGACGGATATATCGATACCGACCTGGATGCATCGTGGGTACGTACAGCATCGTCGGGAGTTGCTCGCAACTATACTCAGGAAAGAAAAAACGAACTGTTCAATTTCTATCTGACATACAAAAAGAATCTGCCTGATAATAAAAGCATTTTTGATGTAATGGCAGGATATGAATGGCAACATTTCTGGTCGGCTGCTTCAGCCTACGAAGTTGACAGATTCAACACTGTAATGGAAAACTCAAAAGATGAAACAGAAAACTATCTGGTTTCGTTTTTTGGAAGAGCTAATTACACCTATAATGGCAAATACTTACTTACTGCTACCCTAAGAAATGATGGTTCATCGAAGTTTCATAAAGATAACCGTTGGGGTTTGTTCCCTTCGGCTGCTTTGGCATGGAGGATGTCGGAAGAGCCTTTTATTAAAAATTCAAACACCTTTAGTAATCTTAAATTAAGACTTGGCTACGGTATTACCGGCCAGCAGGATTTAAGTGATTACGATTTTCCATACCTTGGCATTTATCAATTAAGCGACACCCGAACTCAATATAAGCTGGGCGATAATTATTACACCTTAATACGACCCAATGGTTTCGACTCATCTATCAAGTGGGAAGAAACAACTACTTATAACCTTGGACTCGATTTTGGTTTCTTCGATAATCGCCTTACAGGTTCGGTTGATGTTTATAAACGCAAAACCAACGATTTGTTAAACGAAATTCCTGTTCCTGGAGGCACTAATTTTACCGATCTTTTAGTAACTAATGTTGGAGACCTTGAAAACAAAGGTATAGAAATTGCCTTAAATGCTACTCCTGTTTCAACAAAAGATTTAACATGGGAACTTAGTTTTAATTTTACTCGCAACAAAAACGAAGTTACCAAACTTACCAACTACGATGACCCTGATTACAGAGGTGTCGATGTTGGAGACATTAGTGGCGTTGGCGTTGGAAATAAAATCCAGAAGAATACTGTTGGTCATGCCTTAAATACTTTCTACGTTTACGAACAAGTGTACAACGATAACGGAAAGCCTATTGAAGGATTATATGTTGACAGAAACAGTGATGGCGAGATTAATGAAGATGACAAATACTTTGCAGAATCTCCGGCACCTGATTTCTTTATGGGCTTCTCTTCAATGCTTACCTACAAAAACTTCGACTTCTCTTTTAATGCGAGAGCAGCCATTGGCGGGCAAATCTACAACAACGTAATTGTTGGTGCACGCTACCAGGAGATGACCGTAAATGAATACCTGACTAACCTGCCTTCGGAAATCAATAACTCGAAGTTTACTACAGCACAGCAGTATTCCGATTATTTCCTGGAAGATGCATCTTTCTTAAAGGTCGACAATATTACACTAGGCTATAACCTTCGTGATATCCTAAAAAGCTCATTGGGATTAGACTTCAATGCAAGGCTCTACGGTTCTGTTCAGAATGTATTTGTTATTACTGATTACTCAGGATTAGATCCTGAGGTTAATAACGGTATAGACAACGACATTTATCCCCGTCCGAGAGTTTATCTGTTTGGAATGAACATTACCTTTTAA
- a CDS encoding RagB/SusD family nutrient uptake outer membrane protein, with protein sequence MKTKYRIIYIVMVLVMASFTFVSCVNDLDTVPLDEDLLTADKLNNDESYKGMLAKCYAALVVGGQKGVDEDPDISSINGGFSSYLRQLWNHQELTTDEAICAWNDGNLRDLHDMDWTPSNEFVKAMYYRITLEIAYCNNLIKLTNDNDEFKAYNTEARFLRALSYWHMLDMFGTGPFVTDADPVGSFFFPEQATGQQLFDYIETELLAIENELPDPGTNEYGRADKAAAWMLLSKHYLNAETYIGTEKYTECITYTKKIIGGGYSLEPNYQNLFLSDNYKRTNEIIFPVVCDGEHTQTWGGMTFIIHSTIGGDMPAAESGVDGGWGGNRTTKSFVNLFEDITGETDSRALFWEEGQNLEIGDIFNFRDGYALRKFKNITSDGAVGSNLSHPDTDFPMFRYADALLMYAEAVVRGGTGGDMATAVDYINEIRERAYGDDSGDIIQSELDLDFILAERGRELYWECHRRTDLRRFGKLSGASYIWPWKGAVAAGTSVDAKYDLFPIPNSDINANPNLKQINY encoded by the coding sequence ATGAAGACAAAATATAGAATTATATATATAGTGATGGTGCTAGTAATGGCCTCATTCACTTTTGTATCATGTGTCAACGATTTGGACACAGTACCACTCGATGAAGATTTACTTACTGCCGATAAACTGAATAATGACGAGTCGTACAAAGGAATGCTGGCCAAATGTTACGCAGCATTGGTTGTTGGTGGACAGAAAGGTGTTGATGAAGACCCCGACATTAGTAGTATTAACGGAGGTTTTTCATCGTACCTGCGCCAGTTGTGGAACCATCAGGAACTAACAACCGACGAAGCTATTTGCGCCTGGAACGACGGCAACCTGCGTGATTTGCACGATATGGACTGGACTCCTTCAAACGAATTTGTTAAAGCCATGTATTACCGGATTACTCTGGAAATTGCTTATTGTAACAATCTTATTAAACTAACAAACGACAATGATGAGTTTAAGGCATATAACACTGAGGCACGCTTTCTCAGGGCTTTATCGTATTGGCACATGCTCGATATGTTTGGCACCGGCCCGTTTGTTACCGACGCAGATCCGGTAGGTTCTTTCTTTTTCCCGGAACAGGCTACAGGACAACAGCTTTTCGATTACATTGAGACAGAATTGCTCGCAATAGAAAACGAATTGCCCGATCCGGGAACCAACGAATACGGCCGTGCTGACAAAGCCGCCGCGTGGATGCTGTTATCGAAGCATTATTTAAATGCCGAAACTTACATTGGTACGGAAAAATATACCGAGTGCATAACCTATACAAAGAAAATTATTGGTGGAGGTTACAGCCTGGAACCGAATTATCAGAACCTGTTTTTGTCCGATAATTATAAGCGGACAAATGAAATTATTTTCCCTGTTGTTTGCGATGGAGAACATACTCAAACCTGGGGCGGAATGACTTTCATTATTCACTCAACCATTGGTGGCGATATGCCTGCTGCCGAATCAGGAGTTGACGGAGGATGGGGCGGAAACCGTACCACAAAATCATTCGTAAACCTTTTTGAAGATATCACCGGCGAAACAGACAGCCGTGCTCTATTCTGGGAAGAAGGACAAAACCTGGAAATTGGAGACATCTTCAATTTCAGAGACGGTTATGCACTACGTAAATTTAAAAACATTACTTCTGATGGTGCAGTGGGTTCTAACTTATCACATCCCGATACCGACTTCCCGATGTTCAGATATGCTGATGCGCTGCTAATGTATGCTGAAGCTGTTGTGCGCGGCGGAACAGGTGGCGATATGGCTACTGCTGTTGATTATATTAACGAGATAAGAGAACGTGCCTATGGCGATGATTCGGGAGATATTATCCAAAGCGAACTGGATTTAGACTTCATTCTCGCCGAACGCGGACGCGAACTTTACTGGGAATGTCACCGTCGTACAGATTTACGCCGTTTTGGAAAATTAAGCGGGGCATCGTACATCTGGCCCTGGAAAGGCGCCGTTGCAGCAGGTACATCTGTTGATGCCAAATATGATTTGTTTCCAATTCCAAATTCGGATATAAATGCCAATCCAAATCTGAAACAGATCAATTATTAA
- a CDS encoding SusE domain-containing protein: MKKFKYIVILFLAILVFSCEDDDIIQLNDSAYVPATNIEGFGSTLAISKDKKAETINISYTPASYGVNIVATHKLQFAVASDFSNPVTFDANASDNAFSFTVGALNEFLTETLALPVDEEATVSARIITYSLEGVDTLYSSPVNFSTTPYLDILFAPNTFYLFGDGVGRIAQNNKLKFNKVHSEEAVWTIVWMEATGTFKLCSDVNYKGVIGKIGDPVNGEYTLGTVDNRGDDIPVPGTAGYYTVGINLATNKMLIEPASVYICGDNVGVWPTSSVTEENKFQQDTENKTMTLTKSLAGGELRLHVTHPYISASDWWHAEFLFFDGKIAYREDGGDQERVSVNAGERTITLDFINQTGKIE; encoded by the coding sequence ATGAAAAAGTTTAAATACATAGTCATACTGTTCCTTGCCATTTTGGTTTTCTCGTGCGAGGACGACGACATAATACAACTGAATGATTCAGCGTATGTACCGGCAACCAATATCGAAGGTTTTGGTAGCACACTGGCAATATCGAAAGATAAAAAAGCAGAAACAATTAATATATCCTATACACCGGCATCTTACGGTGTAAATATTGTTGCAACACATAAACTTCAGTTTGCAGTTGCAAGCGATTTCTCAAATCCGGTAACTTTTGATGCGAATGCATCCGACAATGCATTCTCTTTCACAGTTGGAGCCCTTAATGAGTTTCTTACCGAAACACTGGCCCTACCTGTTGATGAAGAAGCTACCGTATCGGCAAGAATAATTACCTATTCTCTGGAAGGGGTTGATACACTGTATTCTTCTCCTGTAAATTTTTCAACCACGCCTTACTTAGATATTCTTTTTGCTCCTAACACTTTCTACCTGTTTGGTGATGGTGTTGGTCGCATTGCTCAAAACAATAAGCTGAAATTCAATAAGGTGCATAGCGAGGAAGCTGTATGGACAATTGTATGGATGGAAGCTACCGGAACCTTTAAGCTTTGTTCTGATGTAAATTACAAAGGCGTAATCGGCAAAATTGGAGACCCGGTAAACGGCGAATATACTTTGGGTACTGTTGATAACCGAGGCGACGATATACCTGTTCCCGGAACTGCAGGCTACTACACTGTTGGTATAAATCTGGCAACCAATAAAATGCTTATTGAGCCTGCCAGTGTTTACATCTGTGGCGATAATGTAGGTGTCTGGCCAACGAGCTCTGTTACCGAAGAGAATAAATTCCAGCAGGACACCGAAAACAAGACAATGACTTTAACAAAAAGCCTGGCTGGTGGCGAATTAAGGCTTCATGTTACGCATCCGTATATTTCTGCTTCCGACTGGTGGCATGCTGAATTCTTATTCTTTGATGGAAAAATAGCATACCGTGAAGATGGCGGCGATCAGGAAAGAGTCAGCGTGAACGCAGGAGAACGCACTATTACACTTGACTTTATTAATCAAACAGGTAAAATCGAATAG